The Carnobacterium mobile DSM 4848 genome includes a window with the following:
- a CDS encoding cell division protein SepF: MGMMNNFNRFFGLDEEEEINDNEMNPSKETGIPVSSKSNKQRNIDATAAPIINTRREQAKSNKVVSINQHPTQQQSKITIFEPRVYSEVQEIANILLNDQSVVLNFVRMDEEQAKRIVDFLTGTVYALDGDIQRIGNEIFLCTPKNVSIDGALTDIMREKDLY; this comes from the coding sequence ATGGGAATGATGAATAATTTTAATCGTTTTTTTGGTTTAGATGAAGAGGAAGAAATAAACGACAACGAGATGAACCCTTCGAAAGAAACAGGCATCCCTGTTTCTTCTAAATCTAATAAGCAACGAAATATTGATGCAACAGCGGCTCCCATAATCAATACAAGACGTGAGCAGGCTAAAAGTAATAAGGTTGTATCAATTAATCAGCACCCTACACAACAACAGTCTAAAATAACCATTTTTGAACCACGGGTTTATTCAGAAGTACAAGAAATTGCAAATATCTTGTTAAATGATCAATCAGTCGTTTTAAATTTTGTCCGTATGGATGAAGAACAGGCAAAGAGAATTGTAGACTTTTTGACCGGGACGGTTTATGCATTAGATGGAGACATCCAACGTATAGGAAATGAAATCTTTTTATGCACTCCAAAAAATGTCAGCATTGATGGAGCATTAACAGATATAATGAGAGAAAAAGATTTATATTAG
- a CDS encoding group II intron maturase-specific domain-containing protein, whose translation MPYYEPHGKVGCRPAKSAQRRFKDKLQKLTSRKRPGTFLNIVKEINQVTVGWINYYGISYMKTFIAETQSWLNHRLRQLIWKRWKKVKTRYTMLKRYGIQHDDALKLAASRKGYWRTSKNHIIHTAITKDRLIKWGLKDLSQLYASAQTRYSSY comes from the coding sequence ATTCCATATTATGAACCACATGGGAAAGTTGGATGCCGACCTGCTAAGTCGGCACAACGAAGATTCAAAGACAAACTTCAAAAACTAACTAGTCGTAAACGACCAGGAACTTTCCTGAACATTGTAAAAGAGATTAATCAAGTTACCGTTGGTTGGATTAATTATTATGGTATCAGTTATATGAAAACCTTTATAGCAGAAACACAATCCTGGTTAAACCACAGGCTTCGGCAACTTATCTGGAAACGATGGAAGAAAGTTAAAACACGTTATACTATGTTAAAAAGATATGGTATCCAACATGATGACGCATTAAAATTAGCTGCTTCTCGAAAAGGGTACTGGAGAACATCCAAAAACCACATTATTCATACAGCTATAACAAAAGACAGACTCATAAAGTGGGGATTAAAAGATTTATCCCAACTGTATGCGTCTGCCCAAACAAGATACTCAAGTTATTGA
- a CDS encoding YggS family pyridoxal phosphate-dependent enzyme: MVNVHENVLQFEKKLNESLEKAHRERSSVEVVAVTKNVSAELTKAILQEGFHQLAENRPEGLIEKQEIIGKEKITWHFIGNLQTRKVKSVINQIDYLHSLDRLSLAKEIEKRAETIISCFLQVNVSGEMSKSGIKPDEIEEFIQQLADYPKIKIIGLMTMAPLTDDKTRIRHIFATLKEYQQKIAEKALSYAPCTELSMGMSGDFQIAVEEGATFIRVGTTLFKE, translated from the coding sequence ATGGTAAATGTTCATGAAAATGTTCTTCAGTTTGAAAAAAAATTAAACGAGTCGCTTGAAAAAGCACATCGCGAAAGATCAAGTGTGGAAGTCGTTGCTGTTACTAAAAATGTTTCTGCTGAATTAACAAAAGCGATCCTTCAAGAAGGTTTTCACCAATTAGCCGAAAACCGGCCTGAAGGATTAATCGAAAAACAAGAAATAATTGGTAAAGAAAAAATTACGTGGCACTTTATTGGGAATTTGCAGACTAGAAAAGTGAAAAGTGTAATCAATCAGATTGATTACTTACATTCATTGGATCGTCTATCGTTAGCAAAGGAAATCGAAAAAAGAGCTGAAACAATTATTTCTTGTTTTCTCCAAGTAAACGTAAGCGGGGAAATGTCAAAAAGCGGGATAAAGCCAGATGAGATAGAAGAGTTTATTCAGCAGCTAGCTGACTACCCTAAAATTAAAATCATTGGTTTGATGACAATGGCGCCATTAACAGATGATAAAACCAGAATACGTCATATTTTTGCAACGTTAAAAGAATACCAACAGAAAATAGCAGAAAAAGCTTTAAGTTATGCTCCATGTACGGAACTTAGCATGGGGATGAGCGGAGACTTTCAAATCGCTGTCGAAGAAGGAGCAACGTTTATCAGAGTAGGAACAACGTTGTTTAAAGAGTAG
- a CDS encoding DivIVA domain-containing protein encodes MVLTPLDIHNKEFPVKMRGYDQDEVNDYLDQIIKDYEMVLKENRELEKNLKFSEEKVTHYNNLQDALNKSIIVAQDAADRLKENAAKEAELIRLEAEKNADRLLDEAVVKAKKITTETDELRKQSRVFKQRLQLMIESQLEMVKNEEWEDILKPSQDEALAIPTLKEMLSSLEQKEGHEENEQLIEEEREETTTAQENATDSAAEEQPTEGTMPAIELPNA; translated from the coding sequence ATGGTGTTAACTCCTTTAGATATACATAATAAAGAGTTCCCTGTCAAGATGCGTGGTTATGATCAAGATGAAGTGAATGATTATTTGGATCAAATTATTAAAGACTATGAAATGGTTCTTAAAGAAAATCGTGAATTAGAAAAAAATCTAAAATTTTCTGAAGAAAAAGTAACTCATTATAATAATTTGCAAGATGCGTTAAATAAGTCTATAATTGTAGCTCAAGATGCTGCAGATCGCTTGAAAGAAAATGCTGCAAAAGAAGCAGAATTGATCAGGTTAGAAGCTGAGAAAAATGCTGATCGCTTGTTGGATGAAGCTGTCGTTAAAGCAAAAAAGATTACAACTGAGACCGATGAATTGAGAAAACAAAGCAGAGTCTTTAAACAACGGTTACAACTGATGATCGAATCTCAATTAGAAATGGTTAAAAACGAAGAATGGGAAGACATTTTAAAACCTTCACAAGATGAAGCTTTGGCGATCCCTACATTAAAAGAGATGCTTTCTAGTTTAGAACAAAAAGAAGGCCATGAAGAAAATGAACAGTTAATCGAAGAAGAACGAGAAGAAACAACGACTGCTCAAGAAAATGCTACTGATTCTGCAGCTGAAGAACAACCTACAGAAGGTACAATGCCTGCAATAGAATTACCAAACGCGTAA
- a CDS encoding RNA-binding protein, translating to MIENVYQHFRKEERPFIDQVTDWVQECEDQYTPYLTNFLDPRQVYILETIVGKRSGIKIYSFGGYEAAERIRVYICPEYFIPKQDDFDIALFEIRYPVKFAKLSHGKVLGTLLSTGLKRNHFGDIISDGERWQFFIENNMKNFIGNQIEKIGNVSIRMEEKTYLDILVPIDSWTIVQETVSSMRLDTVIASLFKISRQRAKQMIESGKIKLNWAELTRPDFELGLLDIVSVRGFGRLQVKEIAGKTKKDKWRVQFGILHK from the coding sequence ATGATAGAGAATGTTTACCAACACTTTAGAAAAGAAGAACGTCCTTTTATTGATCAAGTGACCGATTGGGTACAAGAATGTGAAGACCAGTACACCCCTTATCTCACCAATTTTTTAGACCCAAGACAAGTATATATACTTGAGACAATCGTAGGAAAAAGAAGCGGTATAAAAATCTATTCATTCGGCGGCTATGAAGCCGCTGAACGAATTAGAGTGTATATCTGTCCTGAGTATTTTATACCGAAACAAGATGATTTTGATATTGCATTATTTGAAATCCGTTATCCTGTTAAATTTGCCAAATTATCACATGGAAAAGTGTTGGGGACCTTGTTATCAACTGGCCTGAAAAGAAACCATTTTGGCGATATTATATCCGACGGAGAAAGATGGCAATTTTTTATAGAGAATAATATGAAGAATTTTATTGGAAACCAAATAGAAAAAATAGGAAATGTTTCTATACGGATGGAAGAAAAAACATATCTTGATATTTTAGTACCTATTGACAGTTGGACAATTGTTCAAGAAACAGTTTCTTCTATGCGTTTAGATACGGTTATTGCTAGTCTATTTAAAATATCCCGGCAAAGAGCAAAACAAATGATTGAATCAGGTAAAATCAAATTAAATTGGGCAGAACTAACGCGGCCAGATTTTGAATTGGGTTTATTAGATATTGTTTCAGTGCGGGGCTTTGGAAGATTGCAAGTAAAAGAAATTGCAGGAAAAACTAAAAAAGACAAATGGCGCGTACAATTCGGTATACTGCATAAGTAA
- the ileS gene encoding isoleucine--tRNA ligase, protein MKMKETLQLGKTTFPMRGNLPVRELEWQKDWEEADVYGQRQELNREKPTFILHDGPPYANGNIHIGHALNKISKDIIVRYKSMSGFRSPYVPGWDTHGLPIEQALTNKGVKRKEMSIAEFRKLCEDYAWEQINKQREDFKRLGVTGEWDNPYVTLTPDYEEAQIRVFGKMAEKGYIYKGLKPIYWSPSSESALAEAEIEYKDVKSPSIYVAFKVVDGKGLIDDATSFVIWTTTPWTIPSNLGISVHPEYEYAVVVADGKKYVLAKDLIEKVTEEIGWKQVEIINELKGKDLEYMTVQHPLYDRTSLVILGNHVTLDAGTGLVHTAPGHGDDDFIVGQKYKLGVLSPIDDKGCFTDEAPGLEGVFYDKGNKIITEMLEEKGALLHLSFFMHSYPHDWRTKKPVIFRATPQWFASIDQFREEILEAVKGVNWVQQWGMQRLYNMVRDRGDWVISRQRAWGVPLPIFYGENGEPIITPETIDHVATLFGKFGSNVWFEREAKDLLPEGFTHPSSPNNHFTKEKDIMDVWFDSGSSHEAVLRGRANLSFPADMYLEGSDQYRGWFNSSITTSVAINGVAPYKTVLSQGMVLDGEGRKMSKSLGNTMSPDKVTKQMGADIIRLWVSSVDAQADVRVSDEILKQVSEVYRKIRNTMRFLLANTSDFQPAQHTVAFNDLRSVDKYMLVRLNQLVEKTVSNYEKYEFSAIYQLINNFCTVDLSQFYLDFAKDVVYIEAEDAYERRAMQTVFYEVLVKLTKLLTPILPHTAEEIWGLLSETEEFVQLSEMPQVETYENEAELMDMWSAFMAIRQDVQKALEEARNEKKIGKSFEAKLTLYPTEPTRDLFVTLNSNIGQLFIVSELEVAADKSEAPETALQFESFAVVVEHAHGETCERCRAIREDVGSNEQAPTLCSRCAAIVSENFPEALTSEE, encoded by the coding sequence ATGAAAATGAAAGAAACTCTACAACTTGGAAAAACTACTTTTCCAATGCGCGGTAATTTGCCCGTTCGTGAACTAGAATGGCAAAAAGATTGGGAAGAAGCAGATGTTTATGGGCAACGACAAGAATTAAATAGAGAAAAACCTACTTTTATTTTGCATGATGGTCCTCCGTATGCAAATGGAAATATTCATATTGGACATGCACTAAATAAAATCAGCAAAGATATTATTGTTCGTTACAAATCAATGTCTGGATTTCGTTCGCCATATGTTCCAGGTTGGGATACTCATGGATTGCCGATTGAACAAGCGTTAACTAATAAAGGTGTTAAACGGAAAGAAATGTCTATAGCAGAATTTCGTAAATTATGTGAAGATTATGCTTGGGAGCAAATCAATAAACAACGTGAAGATTTTAAACGCTTAGGAGTTACTGGTGAATGGGATAATCCTTATGTAACTTTAACGCCTGATTATGAAGAAGCGCAAATTCGTGTTTTCGGGAAGATGGCAGAAAAAGGTTATATCTATAAAGGATTAAAACCCATTTACTGGTCGCCATCTAGTGAGTCGGCTCTAGCAGAAGCAGAAATTGAATACAAAGATGTTAAATCGCCTAGTATTTATGTTGCTTTTAAAGTAGTGGACGGTAAAGGGCTAATCGATGATGCAACTTCTTTCGTGATCTGGACCACAACACCATGGACGATTCCTTCAAACTTAGGAATTTCGGTTCATCCAGAATACGAATACGCTGTTGTTGTAGCAGATGGTAAAAAGTATGTTTTGGCTAAAGATTTGATTGAAAAAGTTACGGAAGAAATTGGCTGGAAGCAAGTCGAAATCATCAATGAACTTAAAGGGAAAGATTTGGAATATATGACAGTTCAGCATCCACTATATGATCGGACCTCGTTAGTTATTTTAGGAAATCACGTGACATTAGACGCTGGTACTGGGTTAGTGCATACTGCTCCTGGGCATGGAGACGACGACTTTATTGTTGGACAGAAGTACAAATTGGGCGTTTTGTCGCCAATTGATGACAAAGGCTGCTTTACAGATGAAGCACCGGGGTTAGAAGGTGTCTTTTATGATAAAGGAAATAAGATCATTACAGAGATGCTAGAAGAAAAAGGTGCATTATTGCATTTGAGCTTCTTTATGCATAGTTATCCGCATGACTGGCGTACTAAAAAACCGGTTATTTTCCGGGCAACACCACAATGGTTCGCTTCCATTGATCAGTTTAGAGAAGAAATTTTGGAAGCTGTCAAAGGCGTAAACTGGGTGCAACAATGGGGAATGCAACGGCTTTACAATATGGTACGTGATCGCGGTGATTGGGTTATTTCTCGTCAACGTGCCTGGGGTGTGCCTTTGCCGATCTTTTATGGGGAAAATGGCGAACCCATTATTACTCCAGAAACGATCGATCATGTTGCAACATTATTTGGGAAATTTGGTTCTAATGTCTGGTTTGAACGAGAAGCCAAAGACCTATTACCTGAAGGCTTCACACACCCATCAAGTCCGAATAATCATTTTACAAAAGAAAAAGATATTATGGATGTTTGGTTTGACTCTGGCTCATCCCATGAAGCTGTCTTAAGAGGAAGAGCTAATTTATCTTTCCCGGCAGATATGTATTTGGAGGGTTCTGATCAATACCGTGGCTGGTTTAACTCAAGTATTACAACAAGCGTTGCTATTAATGGCGTAGCACCTTATAAAACAGTTTTGTCTCAAGGAATGGTTTTAGACGGCGAAGGTCGCAAAATGAGTAAATCGCTAGGCAATACGATGTCTCCTGATAAAGTAACAAAACAAATGGGAGCCGATATTATTCGTCTTTGGGTCTCTAGTGTAGATGCTCAAGCCGATGTACGTGTCAGCGACGAAATTTTGAAACAAGTTTCGGAAGTTTATCGTAAGATCCGCAATACTATGCGCTTTTTACTCGCTAATACCTCTGATTTTCAGCCTGCACAACATACTGTTGCCTTTAATGATTTGCGTTCTGTCGACAAATACATGTTGGTCCGTTTGAATCAATTGGTTGAAAAAACTGTATCAAATTATGAAAAATATGAATTTTCGGCAATTTATCAATTAATCAATAATTTCTGTACGGTTGACCTATCTCAATTTTATTTAGATTTTGCTAAAGATGTTGTTTATATCGAAGCAGAAGACGCTTATGAACGTCGAGCAATGCAAACCGTTTTTTATGAAGTATTGGTTAAATTAACTAAATTGTTAACGCCTATTTTACCGCATACAGCAGAAGAAATTTGGGGATTATTAAGCGAGACTGAAGAATTTGTTCAGTTATCTGAAATGCCTCAAGTTGAAACATACGAAAATGAAGCTGAGCTGATGGATATGTGGAGTGCATTTATGGCTATTCGTCAAGATGTGCAAAAAGCGTTAGAAGAAGCACGGAATGAGAAGAAAATTGGTAAATCATTTGAAGCTAAATTAACTCTCTATCCAACAGAACCAACTAGAGATTTGTTTGTCACTTTGAACAGCAATATTGGACAATTATTTATTGTATCTGAGTTAGAGGTTGCTGCTGATAAGAGTGAAGCACCTGAAACAGCTCTACAATTTGAATCATTTGCTGTAGTGGTTGAACACGCACATGGAGAAACATGTGAAAGATGCCGTGCTATCCGAGAAGATGTCGGTAGCAATGAACAAGCTCCAACATTGTGCAGTCGTTGTGCCGCTATTGTTTCAGAAAACTTTCCAGAAGCTTTAACTTCAGAAGAATAA
- a CDS encoding YggT family protein has protein sequence MFTIISGLYVILTKLIQIYSTLLVIYILMSWLPGAYQSKFGQILTRICEPYLGFFRRIIPPIGMISVSGIVGIFVLNLAQRGLYSLFQIILRLLMGF, from the coding sequence GTGTTTACTATTATTTCTGGTTTATATGTGATTCTAACAAAATTAATTCAAATTTATTCGACGCTCCTTGTTATATATATTTTGATGTCTTGGCTTCCTGGAGCTTATCAATCTAAATTTGGTCAAATCTTGACTCGTATTTGCGAACCTTATTTAGGTTTTTTTAGGAGAATCATTCCACCAATCGGAATGATCAGTGTTTCAGGAATTGTGGGTATCTTTGTATTGAACTTAGCACAAAGAGGATTGTATTCTCTCTTTCAAATAATATTGAGATTATTGATGGGCTTTTGA
- the ltrA gene encoding group II intron reverse transcriptase/maturase — protein sequence MKSLQNRRKHRGKDRKDGFLQRDKLEAKEYVRARSSDSMEMKEQDGITVEELEDHMKKYYPTLVQKLKDGTYKPQPVRRVPIPKPDGSKRYLGIPSVLDRVVQQAILQVIDPMIDPYFSNNSFGFRKGKSAHQAIQKAEEYYEEGYRIVVDCDLKSYFDTIHHQKLRAYLEEFIQDKVVLKLIWKFLRSGILDKDIYIETDKGAPQGGPLSPLLANVYLNQLDRELERRGHKFIRYADDFVIYVKSQRAGERVMESVTEYIEKDLRLTVNQKKSKVTTPTKAKFLGFHIMNHMGKLDADLLSRHNEDSKTNFKN from the coding sequence GTGAAGTCACTACAAAATCGCAGAAAACATCGTGGTAAAGACCGAAAAGATGGCTTCTTACAAAGGGACAAGCTGGAAGCGAAAGAGTATGTAAGAGCGCGTAGTAGTGACAGCATGGAGATGAAAGAACAAGATGGTATCACGGTCGAAGAGCTAGAGGACCATATGAAGAAATATTACCCAACGTTAGTACAGAAACTAAAGGACGGTACGTATAAACCTCAACCTGTTCGAAGAGTGCCCATACCAAAACCAGATGGTTCTAAACGTTATTTAGGTATTCCAAGTGTACTTGATAGAGTTGTTCAACAAGCTATTTTGCAAGTTATCGACCCAATGATTGACCCCTATTTTTCAAATAATAGTTTTGGTTTCCGTAAAGGTAAAAGTGCCCATCAAGCCATACAAAAAGCGGAAGAATATTATGAAGAAGGGTATAGAATAGTGGTCGATTGCGATTTGAAAAGTTATTTCGATACCATCCACCATCAAAAGCTTAGAGCCTATTTAGAAGAATTTATCCAAGATAAAGTTGTATTAAAGTTAATCTGGAAATTTCTTCGCTCTGGGATATTAGATAAAGATATCTATATCGAAACAGATAAGGGGGCACCGCAAGGTGGCCCACTGTCACCTTTACTCGCAAATGTATATCTAAACCAACTAGATCGAGAACTAGAAAGAAGAGGGCATAAATTTATTCGTTACGCGGATGATTTCGTTATCTATGTTAAAAGTCAGCGTGCTGGTGAAAGAGTCATGGAGAGTGTTACTGAGTATATAGAAAAAGATTTACGACTAACAGTAAATCAAAAGAAAAGCAAGGTGACCACTCCAACAAAAGCGAAGTTTTTAGGATTCCATATTATGAACCACATGGGAAAGTTGGATGCCGACCTGCTAAGTCGGCACAACGAAGATTCAAAGACAAACTTCAAAAACTAA